Proteins encoded by one window of Acidaminococcales bacterium:
- a CDS encoding glutamate-5-semialdehyde dehydrogenase — protein MRTADMIASVAKAAKAAAAGLAGVSAAAKNEALNIMAGKLADNAGRILSENSKDMEAARAGGMRESMLDRLLLTERRIADMAAGLKQVAALPDPVGEIVSGRETANGLHIAKVRVPFGVIAIIYEARPNVTADAAGLCVKTGNAVILRGGSEAINSNRAIAKILAEAALKAGLPAHCVQFVDTVDREAVDSIIRLRGFIDLVIPRGGAGLIKKVVENSLVPVIETGIGICHTFIDETADFAMASDIAFNAKVSRPSVCNAMETLLAHEKIAPSFLPSMLDRLAQAQVEIFGDERTRSLWPKARIATEESWATEYGDLRLSVKVVPDIEGAIEHIGRYGSKHSEAIVTRDLENARLFQKRVDAAAVYVNASTRFTDGFEFGFGAEIGISTQKLHARGPMGPVELTAFKYIIDGNGQTR, from the coding sequence ATGCGTACAGCGGACATGATTGCGTCCGTAGCCAAAGCGGCCAAAGCGGCGGCGGCGGGTTTGGCGGGCGTTTCGGCGGCGGCGAAGAATGAGGCGCTCAACATTATGGCCGGGAAGCTTGCCGATAACGCGGGCAGGATCCTTTCAGAAAACAGCAAGGATATGGAAGCGGCGCGCGCAGGCGGCATGCGCGAAAGTATGCTGGACAGGCTGCTGCTGACCGAGCGGCGGATCGCGGATATGGCGGCCGGGCTAAAGCAAGTAGCCGCCCTGCCCGACCCGGTAGGCGAAATAGTGTCAGGGCGGGAAACAGCCAACGGGCTGCATATCGCCAAAGTACGCGTCCCTTTCGGCGTGATCGCGATCATCTACGAGGCGCGCCCCAATGTTACGGCGGACGCTGCCGGCCTGTGCGTCAAAACCGGCAACGCCGTAATACTGCGCGGCGGCTCCGAAGCCATCAATTCCAACCGGGCAATCGCAAAAATATTGGCCGAAGCCGCCCTCAAAGCGGGATTGCCGGCGCATTGCGTGCAATTTGTCGATACCGTTGACCGGGAGGCGGTAGACAGCATCATCCGGCTGCGCGGCTTTATAGATCTTGTCATACCGCGCGGCGGCGCCGGGCTGATAAAAAAAGTGGTGGAAAACAGCCTTGTGCCGGTAATCGAAACGGGCATCGGCATCTGCCATACTTTTATCGACGAAACCGCTGATTTCGCTATGGCGTCGGACATCGCTTTCAACGCCAAAGTGTCGCGCCCTTCCGTCTGCAACGCCATGGAGACGCTGCTGGCGCACGAAAAAATCGCGCCCTCATTCCTGCCATCCATGCTCGATAGGCTGGCGCAGGCGCAAGTCGAGATTTTTGGCGATGAAAGGACGCGCAGCCTTTGGCCGAAGGCCCGCATTGCGACGGAAGAAAGCTGGGCGACCGAATACGGCGACCTTAGGCTGTCGGTGAAAGTGGTGCCTGACATCGAAGGGGCGATAGAACATATCGGACGCTACGGCAGCAAACACTCCGAGGCGATCGTAACGCGCGACTTGGAGAACGCCAGGCTGTTTCAAAAGCGCGTGGACGCGGCGGCCGTCTATGTCAACGCTTCCACGCGCTTTACAGACGGTTTTGAATTCGGCTTTGGCGCCGAGATCGGCATCAGCACGCAGAAACTCCACGCACGAGGGCCTATGGGGCCTGTGGAATTGACTGCTTTCAAATATATAATTG
- the proB gene encoding glutamate 5-kinase, producing the protein MLTRATLIGARRIVVKVGTSTLTDAAGRLDGDYINTLAGQLSALRQSGKEIILVTSAAVSAGAERMGLKERPATIPGKQAAAAVGQGILMQLYEKSFAARGQIIGQILMTREDSVRRERYANLRNAFEALFSCGAIPIVNENDAVAVDELKIGDNDTLSAQVAGMADADLLVILSDIKGLYTNNPAKDPRARLLYEVPSITGGIEALAGGAGSKHGVGGMVTKIQAARIVVNSGISMVIADGREKDVLPRILAGESIGTFFVSRKNRLKLKKRWLAFGARARGILYVDGGCADALAKGSSLLPAGVTDCEGDYEAGATLSVCAAGGREIARGLSNYSAREVAAIKGAKSQEIEKLLGYKSFDEIIHRNNMVFIAGGKQDAYSGHDCVRSQSGQSGGGGFGGRFGGGEE; encoded by the coding sequence GTGTTGACGCGCGCGACTCTTATCGGCGCCAGGCGAATAGTGGTCAAGGTTGGGACAAGCACTCTTACCGATGCGGCGGGGAGGCTTGACGGCGATTATATAAATACGTTGGCCGGCCAGTTGTCCGCCCTCCGGCAAAGCGGCAAGGAAATAATATTGGTAACTTCGGCGGCGGTCAGCGCGGGAGCGGAGCGCATGGGCCTTAAAGAGCGCCCGGCGACCATTCCCGGCAAACAGGCGGCGGCGGCGGTAGGGCAGGGCATACTCATGCAGCTTTACGAGAAATCCTTCGCCGCGCGCGGCCAAATCATAGGGCAGATATTGATGACGCGCGAGGATTCGGTCAGGCGCGAGCGCTACGCAAATCTGCGCAACGCCTTTGAGGCTCTTTTTTCCTGCGGCGCCATCCCGATTGTAAATGAAAACGACGCGGTGGCGGTAGATGAATTGAAGATCGGCGACAACGACACCCTTTCGGCGCAGGTTGCCGGCATGGCCGATGCGGATCTGCTTGTCATCCTTTCGGACATTAAGGGGCTTTACACGAACAACCCCGCTAAAGACCCGCGCGCCCGGCTGCTTTATGAGGTCCCGTCCATAACGGGCGGCATTGAGGCGCTGGCCGGCGGCGCCGGTTCAAAACACGGCGTCGGCGGTATGGTTACCAAAATCCAGGCGGCCAGGATCGTGGTGAATTCCGGCATAAGCATGGTGATCGCCGACGGGCGCGAAAAAGACGTACTGCCCCGTATTCTCGCCGGGGAGAGCATAGGCACTTTTTTTGTGTCGCGCAAAAACCGCTTGAAATTAAAAAAACGCTGGCTGGCTTTCGGCGCGCGCGCCAGGGGCATCCTTTATGTCGACGGCGGCTGCGCGGATGCGCTCGCGAAAGGTTCCAGCCTTTTGCCGGCGGGGGTTACCGATTGCGAAGGCGATTACGAAGCCGGCGCCACGCTCAGCGTTTGCGCCGCCGGCGGGCGGGAAATAGCGCGCGGCCTTTCCAATTATTCGGCGCGGGAGGTGGCTGCCATAAAAGGCGCCAAAAGCCAGGAGATAGAAAAACTGCTGGGCTACAAATCTTTTGATGAGATTATTCACCGCAACAATATGGTCTTTATAGCGGGAGGGAAACAAGATGCGTACAGCGGACATGATTGCGTCCGTAGCCAAAGCGGCCAAAGCGGCGGCGGCGGGTTTGGCGGGCGTTTCGGCGGCGGCGAAGAATGA
- the obgE gene encoding GTPase ObgE, with product MFTDKARIYVRGGKGGDGMLGFRREKYVPRGGPSGGDGGRGGSVILLADANINTLVDFRYKRKFEASPGGRGGTSNCFGAAAPDIVIKVPIGTIVYDEKTETPLSDLKEHGQEFIVARGGRGGRGNAKFADSVNRAPAFAEKGEPGESRWVRLELKLLADVGLIGYPSVGKSSIIARVSAAKPEIAAYHFTTLSPVLGVVSMGDDASFVLADIPGLIEGAHSGAGLGHDFLRHIERTRVLIHVVDASGLEGRDPIDDFEKINEELALYSEQLAARPQLVAANKMDLPQAKEHYARLSSYVGAKGRAILPVSAASGEGLPELMRRAWDALKDAPAMPLAVCPSALPEEDGDAFAVRREDDGTFCVTGRNIEKLVAMTDFANDEGLRRFQRIWRRIGIEDALRARGIKEGDSVRIADMVFDFAD from the coding sequence ATGTTTACAGACAAGGCCAGGATATATGTCAGGGGAGGCAAAGGCGGCGATGGGATGTTGGGTTTCCGCCGCGAGAAATACGTTCCCCGGGGCGGCCCGTCCGGCGGCGACGGCGGGCGCGGCGGCAGCGTGATATTGCTGGCGGATGCAAATATCAATACGCTGGTGGATTTTCGCTACAAGCGCAAATTCGAGGCCAGCCCCGGCGGGCGCGGCGGCACGAGCAATTGTTTCGGCGCGGCCGCCCCGGACATAGTGATAAAAGTTCCCATAGGGACGATAGTCTACGACGAAAAAACAGAAACGCCGCTTTCCGACCTCAAGGAACACGGGCAGGAGTTTATCGTGGCGCGCGGCGGGCGCGGCGGACGCGGCAACGCCAAATTCGCCGACAGCGTGAACAGGGCGCCGGCTTTCGCGGAAAAAGGCGAGCCGGGCGAGAGCCGCTGGGTTAGGCTGGAGCTTAAGCTTTTGGCTGACGTGGGGCTGATCGGCTATCCCAGCGTAGGCAAGTCCAGTATCATTGCCAGGGTGTCGGCCGCCAAGCCGGAGATAGCGGCTTATCACTTCACCACCCTCAGCCCGGTTTTGGGCGTCGTCAGCATGGGCGACGATGCGAGTTTCGTGCTGGCGGACATACCGGGGCTTATTGAGGGCGCGCATAGCGGCGCCGGCCTCGGGCACGACTTCTTGCGGCATATAGAGCGGACGCGCGTACTCATTCACGTCGTTGACGCGTCCGGGCTGGAAGGGCGCGACCCTATCGACGATTTTGAAAAAATAAACGAAGAATTGGCGCTTTACAGCGAGCAATTGGCGGCGCGCCCGCAGCTTGTGGCTGCCAATAAAATGGACCTGCCGCAGGCCAAAGAGCACTATGCCCGCCTGTCATCTTATGTCGGGGCAAAAGGGCGCGCCATATTGCCGGTGTCGGCGGCCAGCGGCGAAGGGCTGCCGGAGCTTATGCGCCGCGCCTGGGACGCGCTGAAAGATGCCCCGGCCATGCCTTTGGCCGTCTGCCCGTCCGCCTTGCCGGAGGAAGACGGCGACGCTTTTGCCGTCAGGCGCGAAGATGACGGCACGTTTTGCGTAACAGGCCGCAATATCGAAAAACTTGTAGCCATGACGGATTTTGCCAACGACGAAGGGCTGCGCCGCTTTCAGCGCATTTGGCGGCGCATAGGCATAGAAGACGCGCTGCGCGCGCGCGGGATCAAAGAAGGCGACAGCGTGCGCATAGCGGACATGGTATTTGATTTCGCCGATTAG
- a CDS encoding STAS domain-containing protein codes for MIAFLEAKKAGLFARKYWPRNLVSGLIISVIAIPLGMAFAIASGAKPEQGIYTAIVAGLCVSLFGGSRVQIAGPTGAFVMLLSGIGASHGMAGLQTATIMAGAMLVCMGLAKFGGVIKFIPKPVIVGFTAGIGVVLCVGQWQYFFGLPKTGGGHFHEKAWALLQVLPQFHPATLGLAVVSILTIIFFPKIKKFSRIPSPLIAMLLATGLQTWFDFPGVKTIGNAFGGIAQSPPTFVWPASDLATIFTLVGPAFTIAILGAIESLLSAVVADGMTDTRHDSNQELIGQGIANIFSPLFGGIAATGAIARTATNVRNGGNSPLSGIIQCAALFLVVLFFAPAASYIPLAAMAAILFVVAYNMSDVKYFVYMIRQAPAADVIILLVTFLLTVFADLVVAVNVGVLLAILHFMKRMTASVDVHKVSSEELGNEPERALPKGTIAYAIEGPLFFGAVERFERTLAYTNTYPKILIIRLYHVPFADMTAIETLKNVIVKLKKRNVRTLLTEANNDVRYSLHKAGIFSVAGKRIYWKDFASALERSRKILAAAENKTAAGKIRPPATVQ; via the coding sequence ATGATTGCCTTTCTTGAAGCAAAAAAGGCCGGCCTGTTCGCCCGGAAATATTGGCCGCGCAATCTGGTGTCAGGCCTTATTATCAGCGTTATCGCCATCCCTTTGGGCATGGCCTTCGCCATAGCCTCGGGCGCCAAGCCGGAGCAGGGAATATACACGGCGATTGTCGCCGGGCTTTGCGTATCGCTGTTCGGCGGCAGCCGCGTACAGATAGCCGGCCCGACCGGGGCTTTCGTCATGCTCCTGTCCGGCATAGGGGCATCGCACGGCATGGCCGGGCTGCAGACCGCGACGATCATGGCGGGCGCCATGCTCGTCTGTATGGGCCTGGCCAAATTCGGGGGGGTCATAAAATTCATCCCCAAGCCGGTCATCGTCGGTTTTACCGCCGGGATCGGCGTAGTCCTCTGCGTTGGGCAATGGCAGTATTTTTTCGGACTGCCCAAAACAGGGGGCGGACATTTTCACGAGAAAGCGTGGGCGCTTTTGCAGGTATTGCCGCAGTTTCATCCGGCCACCCTCGGATTGGCCGTAGTAAGCATCCTGACAATAATATTTTTTCCGAAAATAAAAAAGTTCAGCCGCATCCCCAGCCCGCTCATCGCGATGCTGCTGGCTACCGGCCTGCAGACGTGGTTTGATTTTCCGGGCGTCAAAACCATCGGCAACGCCTTCGGCGGCATTGCGCAAAGCCCGCCCACCTTTGTTTGGCCAGCTTCCGACTTGGCGACTATATTTACGCTCGTGGGCCCGGCCTTTACCATCGCCATCCTCGGCGCGATTGAATCGCTGCTTTCGGCGGTGGTGGCCGACGGCATGACCGATACCAGGCACGACTCCAATCAGGAATTGATTGGGCAGGGGATCGCCAATATTTTCTCCCCGCTTTTTGGCGGCATAGCGGCGACCGGCGCGATCGCCCGTACCGCCACCAATGTGCGCAACGGCGGCAACAGCCCCTTGTCCGGCATAATCCAGTGCGCGGCTCTCTTTCTCGTTGTGCTTTTTTTCGCGCCGGCCGCCTCTTACATACCGCTGGCGGCCATGGCGGCGATACTTTTCGTCGTAGCCTACAACATGAGCGACGTCAAATACTTCGTCTACATGATCCGCCAAGCGCCGGCGGCGGACGTGATCATCCTCTTGGTCACTTTTTTGCTGACCGTTTTCGCCGACTTGGTGGTAGCGGTCAATGTCGGCGTGCTGCTGGCGATACTGCATTTTATGAAACGCATGACTGCGTCGGTGGACGTACACAAGGTGAGCAGCGAAGAACTCGGGAACGAACCGGAAAGGGCGCTGCCTAAAGGCACGATTGCCTACGCGATCGAAGGTCCGCTCTTTTTCGGCGCGGTGGAAAGATTTGAACGGACGCTCGCCTATACCAATACCTATCCCAAAATACTCATCATCCGTCTGTATCACGTCCCTTTCGCCGACATGACCGCGATCGAGACGCTCAAAAACGTCATTGTCAAACTGAAAAAGCGCAACGTCAGGACGCTCTTGACCGAAGCCAATAACGACGTGCGCTACAGCCTGCACAAGGCAGGGATATTTTCCGTGGCCGGCAAGAGGATTTATTGGAAGGATTTTGCCTCCGCTTTGGAACGCAGCAGAAAAATCCTCGCGGCGGCGGAAAACAAAACGGCGGCCGGCAAAATCAGGCCGCCGGCCACCGTCCAATGA
- a CDS encoding energy transducer TonB, giving the protein MNGRKRHAAGFCGSLLAHLLLVALLAVLGVFTVAVPPSLTLEVSFAGSPGGGGGAAAALPRAAAVSAPPPAPDDIAEEKKPQRAPQETPPAPAARPPETSGGRAEGNDKDNAAGQGTGGIGSGDGKTQGKSRGGQGGGSGQGTQSALPRMIYYKEPNYPSSAIAAGAQGTVSIRLFVSARGAVENVSLEKSSGWREIDASVLTAAKQWRFSPAKDAVGKSMACYVDLPVNFRLRK; this is encoded by the coding sequence ATGAATGGCCGCAAGCGTCATGCCGCCGGCTTTTGCGGATCCTTGCTCGCCCATCTCCTGCTCGTTGCGCTTCTTGCCGTTTTGGGCGTCTTTACTGTAGCCGTTCCGCCATCACTTACGCTGGAGGTATCTTTCGCCGGCAGCCCCGGCGGCGGCGGGGGCGCGGCCGCCGCCCTTCCCCGGGCGGCGGCTGTCAGCGCGCCGCCGCCCGCGCCGGACGACATAGCCGAAGAAAAAAAGCCCCAACGGGCGCCGCAGGAAACGCCGCCCGCCCCCGCCGCGCGTCCGCCGGAAACATCCGGCGGACGCGCGGAAGGCAATGACAAAGACAATGCCGCCGGGCAGGGCACGGGCGGCATCGGTTCAGGCGACGGCAAAACGCAGGGAAAGAGCCGGGGCGGACAGGGCGGCGGGAGCGGCCAAGGGACGCAAAGCGCCCTGCCGCGCATGATTTACTATAAAGAGCCCAATTACCCATCGTCGGCCATAGCGGCCGGCGCGCAGGGAACGGTGAGCATCCGGCTGTTCGTCAGCGCGCGCGGCGCGGTGGAAAACGTATCATTGGAAAAATCTTCCGGCTGGCGGGAAATTGACGCTTCGGTTTTAACGGCCGCGAAACAATGGCGTTTTTCTCCGGCCAAAGACGCTGTTGGGAAAAGCATGGCCTGTTATGTGGATTTGCCGGTTAATTTTCGTTTGCGAAAGTAA
- a CDS encoding biopolymer transporter ExbD, translating into MIKLKHGKLAKPPELMISPMIDMIFLLLVFFIFATMYMSEIKTIDLRLPSAQNAKTDAPPSFVVTVKDDGRLFLDDRPAEANEIIALAADAGRRDSKFAVLIRADRETDYRHVVAFLDKLKGGGITRVALATQSGEEK; encoded by the coding sequence ATGATCAAGCTAAAGCACGGCAAGCTCGCCAAACCGCCGGAATTGATGATCAGCCCGATGATCGACATGATCTTTTTGCTTTTGGTTTTTTTTATCTTCGCGACTATGTACATGAGCGAGATAAAAACTATCGATTTGCGCCTGCCTTCCGCCCAAAACGCCAAAACGGACGCCCCTCCTTCTTTTGTCGTTACGGTAAAGGATGACGGGCGGCTGTTTTTGGATGACCGGCCGGCGGAGGCAAACGAAATAATTGCCCTGGCTGCCGACGCCGGCAGGCGCGACAGTAAATTCGCCGTGCTCATAAGGGCAGACAGGGAAACTGATTACAGGCATGTGGTGGCCTTTCTCGACAAATTAAAAGGCGGCGGCATAACTCGTGTGGCGCTGGCGACCCAAAGCGGTGAGGAAAAATGA
- a CDS encoding MotA/TolQ/ExbB proton channel family protein, translating into MAFFSDAVSWFLKGGPVMWPLLLCSLVLFWLGIERWLFYRAALSGPEFAEKFLALASGGQWPEARRLAQETKGEEAALALSIMDSDKSGARLEAFASAKAERAIGKFEEYISYIAVIVTLSPVLGLLGTITGMIASFDALDERMQNPMAVTAGISEALITTVFGLCISIVAICVHTWFSQKMKVASLNIEETANTLLGALTAKEASAAGDKKP; encoded by the coding sequence ATGGCCTTTTTTTCAGACGCAGTAAGTTGGTTCCTGAAAGGCGGGCCGGTCATGTGGCCGTTGCTCTTGTGTTCGCTGGTCCTTTTTTGGTTGGGCATAGAGCGCTGGTTGTTTTACCGCGCCGCCCTTTCCGGGCCGGAATTTGCGGAAAAGTTCCTGGCCCTTGCATCCGGCGGCCAATGGCCGGAGGCGCGGCGGCTTGCCCAAGAAACGAAAGGCGAGGAGGCGGCGCTGGCTCTGAGCATCATGGACAGCGACAAAAGCGGCGCCCGGCTGGAAGCCTTTGCGTCCGCTAAAGCGGAGCGCGCCATTGGCAAATTTGAAGAATATATATCGTATATTGCGGTCATCGTTACCCTTTCCCCCGTATTGGGGCTTTTAGGCACCATCACCGGCATGATCGCCTCTTTCGACGCGCTGGACGAACGTATGCAAAACCCTATGGCGGTAACCGCCGGCATCAGCGAGGCGCTCATTACCACCGTTTTTGGCCTGTGCATCTCCATCGTGGCGATCTGCGTCCATACTTGGTTTTCCCAAAAAATGAAAGTGGCTTCCCTAAACATAGAGGAAACCGCCAACACGCTGCTGGGGGCACTTACGGCAAAGGAAGCTTCTGCCGCCGGAGACAAAAAACCATGA
- a CDS encoding helix-turn-helix transcriptional regulator, with protein MGVSYNKLWKLLIDKNMMKGELCKAANVSPSSLAKMKNGENVNTDLLVRICRALACEPGDIMELAPEEQPARKAR; from the coding sequence GTGGGTGTCAGCTATAATAAGCTGTGGAAGCTCTTGATTGACAAAAATATGATGAAAGGCGAGCTTTGCAAAGCCGCAAACGTAAGCCCGTCGTCGCTTGCGAAAATGAAAAACGGTGAGAACGTCAACACCGATTTACTGGTTAGAATCTGCCGTGCGCTTGCGTGCGAACCCGGCGACATTATGGAACTTGCGCCCGAAGAACAACCGGCGCGGAAAGCGAGGTAA
- a CDS encoding site-specific DNA-methyltransferase, translating into MPLTNRAAVNAGASSNRVRLDRRVAAIAEAPVSRRVAASSIEDLLNRVFEADCLEKMEVIPEHSIDMILCDLPYGMTQNAWDSYIPLDRLWEQYLRIIKANGVIALTSHGVFTAKLILSQEKLFKYKWVWEKSKPTNFLNAKKQPLRKHEDVCVFYQRQPTYHPQMTQGTAYDKGVRKNQLSGCYGDFEPVHVHSDGERYPTDIIYVKTAESEGEVVHPTQKPVELGRYLIRTYTEPGDVVLDNTCGSGSFLVSAMLEGRNFIGIEKNEDVALFKRGEIDYIAVAENRLRDAWRNLPRKERETIYVSPLIADFAED; encoded by the coding sequence ATGCCGCTTACAAACAGAGCTGCCGTCAACGCAGGTGCTTCATCGAATCGGGTTCGGCTTGACCGCCGTGTTGCGGCGATTGCCGAGGCACCCGTGAGTCGGCGCGTGGCCGCTTCGAGTATCGAGGACTTGCTTAATCGTGTTTTCGAGGCGGATTGCCTTGAAAAGATGGAGGTCATTCCCGAACACTCGATTGACATGATACTCTGCGATTTGCCGTATGGCATGACGCAAAACGCTTGGGACAGCTACATACCGCTTGACCGCCTGTGGGAACAATATCTCCGCATAATCAAGGCAAACGGCGTGATTGCCCTTACTTCGCACGGTGTGTTTACAGCGAAACTCATACTCAGTCAAGAGAAGCTATTTAAGTATAAATGGGTGTGGGAGAAGTCTAAGCCCACTAACTTCCTAAACGCCAAAAAGCAACCGCTCCGCAAGCACGAGGACGTGTGCGTATTTTATCAGCGTCAGCCGACATATCACCCGCAGATGACGCAGGGAACGGCGTACGACAAGGGCGTGAGAAAGAACCAGTTAAGCGGTTGTTATGGAGACTTCGAGCCTGTTCACGTTCACAGCGACGGCGAACGTTATCCGACGGATATAATCTACGTCAAGACCGCCGAATCAGAGGGCGAAGTCGTTCACCCGACGCAGAAGCCTGTGGAGCTTGGGCGGTATCTTATCCGCACCTACACCGAACCAGGGGACGTGGTTCTTGATAATACTTGCGGGAGCGGTTCGTTCTTAGTGTCGGCGATGTTGGAGGGACGAAACTTCATCGGTATTGAGAAAAATGAGGACGTTGCTCTGTTCAAACGCGGCGAGATTGATTACATAGCCGTTGCTGAAAACAGATTGCGCGACGCGTGGCGTAATCTGCCGCGCAAAGAGCGTGAAACGATATACGTTAGCCCGTTGATAGCGGACTTTGCGG